A section of the Candidatus Omnitrophota bacterium genome encodes:
- a CDS encoding gas vesicle protein, translated as MATPKMMHATEATNLADILERVLDKGIVIAGDIKIQLADIDLLNIKIRLLVASVDKAMEMGINWWQQDSYLSSKAKEEEIGKENKTLRKRLERLEAKVK; from the coding sequence ATGGCTACTCCAAAGATGATGCATGCTACCGAGGCTACTAATCTCGCGGATATCTTAGAGAGGGTGTTGGATAAAGGCATAGTAATTGCCGGAGATATTAAGATTCAACTTGCAGACATTGACCTTCTCAATATTAAGATAAGGCTCTTGGTTGCCTCTGTAGATAAGGCTATGGAGATGGGTATAAATTGGTGGCAACAGGATTCTTACTTATCTTCAAAAGCAAAAGAAGAAGAGATTGGGAAAGAGAATAAAACCTTGAGGAAAAGATTAGAGCGCTTAGAAGCCAAGGTAAAATAA
- a CDS encoding gas vesicle protein K, with the protein MTMERIIETDSESAFIEEIEKVQDVLPKRIDANSKNVEKGLAKLVLTLVELIRKLLEKQAMRRIEGGSLSEEEIEGIGETLMKLENKMKELKEIFGLKDEELNLNLGPLGDLM; encoded by the coding sequence ATGACAATGGAGAGAATAATTGAAACAGATTCTGAAAGTGCGTTTATCGAAGAGATAGAGAAAGTTCAAGATGTGCTTCCTAAAAGGATTGATGCTAATTCTAAAAATGTAGAGAAGGGATTGGCAAAATTAGTCCTTACGCTTGTAGAATTAATTAGGAAGTTGCTTGAAAAACAGGCAATGAGAAGAATAGAAGGCGGTTCTCTTAGTGAGGAAGAAATCGAAGGAATCGGTGAGACGTTGATGAAGTTAGAAAATAAGATGAAAGAGCTAAAAGAGATTTTCGGACTTAAAGATGAAGAGTTAAATCTAAACTTGGGCCCATTAGGAGATCTGATGTAA
- a CDS encoding GvpL/GvpF family gas vesicle protein, which translates to MKIYAYGIIDSNPEEIVLPIPFKEGTNSGMDESLRELGEAPVYNIPYRDIAVIVSELNEEAKEITDTYILEHERIVERLMEGFTVLPMRFLTVFNTKKDLLSMAEFYYEDFKDNLARLHNKVEFGMKVIWPADTIKQRIVDVYHKTKHNPERIGLPDLLKEGPNVSISTESPAKTFVKEKFQEHIIEKEFQEEANRCIQVVDDYFNRIACEKKLKRLQTENLLLNSSYLVEKQRQNDFKQAFEQLKNTPGDLKFLFSGPWPCYNFVTLTKKPSSVDYFNTEDMLGRLLKTQDL; encoded by the coding sequence ATGAAAATATATGCCTATGGCATAATAGATTCTAATCCAGAAGAGATAGTTCTTCCTATACCTTTTAAGGAAGGGACTAATAGCGGGATGGACGAATCCTTAAGGGAGTTAGGCGAGGCCCCTGTCTATAATATCCCTTATCGTGATATCGCAGTAATAGTAAGTGAACTTAATGAGGAGGCGAAAGAAATAACCGATACCTATATTTTAGAACACGAAAGAATTGTAGAAAGATTGATGGAAGGCTTCACAGTTTTACCAATGAGATTTTTAACAGTCTTCAATACCAAGAAGGACCTTCTTTCTATGGCAGAATTCTACTATGAAGATTTTAAAGACAATTTGGCAAGACTGCATAACAAAGTAGAATTCGGTATGAAAGTCATCTGGCCAGCAGATACCATAAAGCAGAGGATAGTTGATGTTTATCATAAAACTAAACATAATCCAGAAAGGATAGGCCTTCCCGATCTTCTTAAGGAAGGGCCTAATGTATCTATATCTACAGAGTCTCCCGCAAAAACTTTTGTAAAAGAGAAGTTCCAGGAGCATATAATAGAAAAGGAATTTCAAGAGGAAGCCAATAGGTGCATTCAAGTGGTGGACGACTATTTTAACAGAATCGCTTGCGAAAAGAAGCTCAAGAGACTACAAACCGAGAATCTCCTTTTAAATTCCAGTTATCTGGTTGAGAAACAAAGACAAAATGATTTTAAGCAGGCATTTGAACAATTAAAGAATACACCCGGCGACCTTAAATTCTTGTTTAGTGGGCCCTGGCCTTGTTATAATTTTGTTACTTTGACTAAAAAGCCTTCCTCGGTTGATTATTTTAATACTGAAGATATGTTAGGTAGATTACTTAAAACACAGGATTTGTAA
- a CDS encoding mechanosensitive ion channel family protein, whose product MNDYVFSGILIVSGFTAGWILYLFVSFLLKRSDGLFKELKADLRRIKSPLRFLVPALCISMVIPFLRLPEKVGGFISHFIQILFIALFGWVIVKIVFIVRDALLNRYDINARDNVHARSMHTQIRLIANIIGVVLVLLSVSFILMSFAEVRQIGVSILASAGVIGIVIGFAAQKTLGNLIAGIQIAIAQPIRLDDVVIIEGEWGWIEEITLTFVVVRIWDLRRLVIPISYFLEKPFQNWTRTSADLLGTVFIYTDYTVPVKEVRNELTRILENNSKWDKKVNVLQVTNATEKTVELRALMSAADSPTAWGLRCEVREKLLEFLQQRFPECLPRIRIEMNKGESS is encoded by the coding sequence ATGAATGATTATGTGTTTTCTGGCATTTTAATAGTATCCGGCTTTACTGCCGGGTGGATACTTTATCTTTTTGTTTCATTTTTGCTTAAACGGAGTGATGGTCTTTTCAAAGAGCTCAAGGCCGATTTAAGGCGAATTAAAAGTCCCTTACGTTTTTTGGTGCCCGCTTTGTGTATTTCGATGGTTATTCCTTTCTTGCGGTTACCGGAAAAGGTGGGTGGCTTTATTAGCCATTTTATTCAAATCCTGTTTATTGCGTTGTTTGGTTGGGTTATCGTAAAGATTGTTTTTATTGTCCGCGATGCGCTTTTGAACCGTTATGATATTAATGCTCGGGACAATGTGCATGCCCGCAGCATGCATACACAAATACGTTTAATCGCAAACATCATTGGCGTGGTTCTAGTTTTGTTAAGTGTTTCTTTTATTTTGATGAGTTTTGCAGAAGTCAGGCAGATAGGGGTCAGCATATTGGCTTCGGCAGGAGTTATCGGTATAGTTATAGGTTTTGCTGCACAAAAAACGCTAGGGAATCTTATCGCCGGCATTCAGATAGCCATCGCTCAGCCAATTCGGCTGGATGATGTGGTCATTATTGAAGGCGAATGGGGATGGATTGAGGAAATTACCCTCACTTTTGTGGTAGTGCGTATTTGGGATCTAAGGCGATTGGTAATTCCGATATCGTATTTTCTTGAAAAGCCATTTCAGAATTGGACGCGGACTTCAGCAGATTTGCTGGGAACTGTTTTTATCTATACCGATTACACTGTACCCGTGAAAGAAGTACGTAATGAATTAACACGTATCCTGGAAAATAATTCAAAGTGGGATAAAAAGGTCAATGTGTTGCAGGTTACCAATGCTACTGAAAAAACAGTTGAACTGCGAGCGCTGATGAGCGCAGCAGATTCTCCTACTGCCTGGGGTTTACGCTGTGAGGTCAGGGAAAAGCTCCTGGAGTTTCTGCAACAACGCTTCCCGGAATGTTTACCGCGGATTCGCATTGAAATGAATAAGGGGGAATCAAGTTGA
- the acpP gene encoding acyl carrier protein — MQSVESRIRALLAQQLDTSIEKITPEASFVDDLGIESLETIQIVMALEEEFNIEIPDEDSEQMSKVRDLVEYLVHKLNNSNKK; from the coding sequence ATGCAAAGCGTAGAAAGTAGAATCCGTGCATTACTAGCCCAGCAACTCGATACCTCAATAGAGAAAATTACGCCTGAGGCATCATTTGTAGATGATTTAGGTATAGAGTCTTTAGAAACTATCCAAATCGTAATGGCACTTGAGGAAGAGTTTAATATTGAAATTCCTGATGAAGACTCTGAACAGATGAGCAAGGTTAGGGATTTAGTTGAATATCTAGTGCACAAATTAAATAATAGTAATAAGAAATAG
- a CDS encoding PilZ domain-containing protein, whose protein sequence is MKTIFKSQAAISPFWIILLFGFALINQAIAQEPPEKSLLTATKEVKDSTRIVISTSGPVKFTSYWLDNPYRVVIKFQSKNVISKIDNEVLLNLGIIKKISSSYFGRGQNRPLKSLTFELNQKVPYRIWQEYDAILLVIQAPLETSKFLPGEKELFIGNEVSDVMIKRLEAMDMALTQVVGGQGLLEVSEAEIAKDARGEIDEAKIETTLSKTKALSVANYLGVRKSMMGIVAWFTGLVLVSGLGFLVWRRFKSSKDKEHNKLESELQEKNKRLEQEEIIRKAMAKAALEKEKEIQQLKNSFGSVKDELIKKKLVKREMSPEEKERPWVRGKSQERRASAHLSLTKDFNKTIILRIESQNLPQSIKSFAKDISSGGLCFETTKEFEEKGPINFRLFFYGDQIPMIKIQAHIRWKKKEDSINYYGVNFDLIEEKDKLELEHYIDSKLGKATISEL, encoded by the coding sequence ATGAAGACAATTTTTAAATCACAAGCTGCCATTAGTCCTTTTTGGATAATCTTATTATTTGGCTTTGCACTTATTAATCAGGCTATAGCGCAGGAGCCGCCAGAAAAATCTCTACTCACAGCAACTAAAGAAGTTAAAGATAGTACAAGAATAGTAATTTCAACTTCTGGCCCTGTTAAATTTACTTCTTATTGGCTAGACAATCCGTATAGAGTGGTAATTAAATTTCAATCAAAGAATGTTATAAGTAAAATAGACAATGAAGTCCTTTTGAATTTAGGCATAATAAAGAAGATTAGCAGCAGTTATTTTGGTAGAGGACAAAATAGACCTCTTAAATCATTAACCTTTGAGCTCAATCAGAAGGTACCATATAGAATATGGCAAGAATATGATGCTATTCTATTAGTTATTCAAGCACCTTTAGAGACATCTAAATTTTTACCGGGCGAAAAAGAACTTTTTATAGGAAATGAAGTTAGTGATGTAATGATTAAAAGATTAGAGGCAATGGATATGGCACTTACGCAAGTAGTGGGAGGGCAAGGACTTTTAGAAGTTTCTGAGGCAGAGATTGCCAAAGATGCTAGAGGAGAGATTGATGAAGCTAAAATAGAGACCACATTGTCTAAGACTAAAGCTCTTTCAGTAGCAAATTATCTTGGGGTAAGAAAAAGTATGATGGGTATAGTAGCATGGTTTACAGGATTAGTTTTAGTTTCAGGCTTAGGATTTCTAGTCTGGCGTAGGTTTAAATCAAGTAAGGATAAAGAGCACAATAAACTTGAGTCAGAATTGCAAGAGAAAAATAAACGACTAGAGCAGGAAGAAATTATTCGTAAGGCAATGGCAAAAGCAGCGTTAGAAAAGGAAAAAGAAATTCAACAGCTTAAGAATTCCTTCGGATCAGTAAAAGATGAACTTATTAAAAAGAAACTGGTGAAGAGGGAAATGTCTCCTGAGGAAAAAGAAAGGCCCTGGGTTCGCGGGAAATCACAAGAAAGACGCGCCTCTGCTCATTTGTCTCTAACAAAAGATTTTAATAAGACTATAATTTTAAGAATCGAATCTCAAAATTTACCACAGAGCATAAAATCTTTTGCCAAAGATATTAGTTCGGGAGGGTTATGCTTCGAGACAACAAAAGAGTTCGAGGAAAAAGGGCCAATTAATTTTAGGTTATTTTTTTATGGAGATCAGATTCCTATGATAAAGATCCAAGCACACATTAGATGGAAAAAGAAAGAGGACTCAATTAATTATTACGGGGTCAACTTTGATTTGATAGAGGAGAAGGATAAGTTAGAGTTAGAACATTATATTGATAGCAAACTAGGTAAGGCTACGATCTCTGAACTATAA
- a CDS encoding gas vesicle protein, with product MDRQIKTLQDKNSYLDFRKQERVTLLEILDRALDKGVVISGDIVISVADVDLVYLGLKVLLSSVETMERLRGAPMAGAQEEPT from the coding sequence ATGGATAGACAAATTAAAACCCTGCAGGATAAAAATAGTTATTTGGATTTTCGTAAACAGGAAAGGGTCACGCTTTTAGAAATCCTGGATAGGGCTTTAGATAAAGGCGTAGTTATCTCAGGGGATATAGTTATTTCGGTAGCTGATGTAGACCTTGTATATTTAGGATTAAAGGTCCTGCTTAGCTCAGTAGAGACGATGGAGCGATTAAGGGGTGCTCCTATGGCTGGTGCACAAGAGGAGCCAACTTAA
- a CDS encoding polymer-forming cytoskeletal protein — MFKKDQRLKMQEKIIDIEAGMQGNIKFSSPVNLRISGKFEGELETQGVLAIGEKADVKAKKIKGEYITIAGNVKGDIISSKRLELSSSAKVIGNIKAPILVINEGAMLKGNCEVPFEAEKSEPKKHSKKKK; from the coding sequence ATGTTTAAGAAAGACCAAAGATTGAAGATGCAAGAGAAAATTATTGATATCGAAGCCGGGATGCAAGGAAATATTAAATTTAGCAGCCCAGTCAACTTAAGAATAAGCGGCAAATTTGAAGGAGAATTAGAAACCCAAGGAGTCTTAGCAATAGGAGAAAAGGCGGATGTAAAAGCTAAGAAGATCAAGGGAGAGTATATAACAATAGCCGGTAATGTAAAAGGTGATATTATAAGTAGTAAACGTCTGGAACTTTCTTCATCTGCAAAGGTGATTGGAAATATTAAGGCCCCAATTTTGGTCATTAATGAAGGTGCTATGTTGAAAGGAAACTGTGAGGTCCCTTTCGAAGCTGAAAAAAGCGAGCCTAAAAAACACTCTAAAAAGAAGAAATAA
- a CDS encoding Jag N-terminal domain-containing protein yields MEDIDKSIREIEVEASSPQEAIEIALKKLGVKRNEVEIKILNEETKGLFGMEGSKPAKVKVRVKERK; encoded by the coding sequence ATGGAAGATATAGATAAAAGCATAAGGGAAATAGAAGTTGAGGCAAGTTCTCCGCAAGAGGCTATAGAGATAGCCCTTAAGAAATTAGGCGTTAAAAGAAATGAAGTAGAGATAAAGATATTGAATGAGGAAACCAAAGGGCTTTTTGGAATGGAAGGATCAAAACCAGCAAAAGTTAAAGTGAGAGTAAAGGAAAGAAAGTGA